The following are encoded together in the Drosophila biarmipes strain raj3 chromosome 3L, RU_DBia_V1.1, whole genome shotgun sequence genome:
- the LOC108028639 gene encoding tetratricopeptide repeat protein 27 codes for MVAEEFSEYYICNFNDAVAVEDLPADEQLRQLWTSQKLWTVEDLREILQRWREKGKADDPAAQLKDFLLLVFTFVQNNFTGPFDKLEDFQQIHSQLNLEELDAQEKLKASGEELNPNVKTAELLLAARDILQGLLENHPESKVLTWWHLRLICLHQHVLDDLAASLYEQFKAAAGHLQAQINQFESRELQSLLLLELANGYLQFHRSEIASQLLDDLCNHLQVELKVEGLLGVRTKFQQKALPQLCLKVEHLTEKQTLPAAILTNEKTKLPKLLLLEDDTRLERIRFVELKDNEVMTLPSVLQALVLAKVKQLKRSQPKDRLADEQLEPYTQTLIYQEHGPFQVRQAALLLNCLQESGQRRTVERSWKQCEECVKLLDSSEEELSLRSRLSYGFAAHLLPKWQVQLQLVDLLRSLGMTKTALDICLRIHAWQQVIECYTSLELRHKAAEIIRQELEKKPTALLYCLLGDAIDEPKFYEEAWLYSKKTSGKAQAYWGNYFYRSADYTQAMEHFEISLEINNLQEAILLRCGYCAIQLERWEAAVKYYLAYTHLEPNGFESWNNLAKALIKLGDKQRAHRVLGEALKCNYSNWKVWENYMLVSVDTSHWEDAMRAYQRMSELKQHYLDQEVLTRIVYGISKEDPAGAGTLIKRLIKLLGQQSIQHGNEPLVWELAALVAPTPLKKAEKLVKSYRAYTPKHLGWETKSEHALKALDLCLEVCELSAAAITEHIQDESEVMITSQLNSARLAGTSCLNALKRAINVDVPAEQTEKVEQLEKKIEDLTKIVQERMNVPRS; via the exons ATGGTGGCTGAGGAATTCAGTGAATACTATATTTGCAATTTCAACGATGCGGTGGCAGTAGAAG ATCTGCCAGCCGATGAGCAACTGCGTCAGCTGTGGACCAGCCAGAAACTGTGGACGGTTGAGGATCTTCGGGAGATCCTTCAACGCTGGCGCGAAAAGGGCAAAGCCGATGATCCCGCTGCACAACTGAAGGATTTCCTGCTCCTGGTCTTTACTTTTGttcaaaacaattttactGGACCCTTTGACAAGCTTGAAGATTTCCAGCAAATTCATAGTCAACTAAACCTGGAGGAACTGGATGCCCAGGAGAAGCTTAAGGCCAGCGGCGAGGAGCTGAATCCGAATGTGAAGACTGCAGAACTTTTACTGGCGGCCAGGGATATACTTCAGGGATTGCTAGAAAACCACCCAGAATCCAAG GTGCTGACTTGGTGGCACCTACGACTGATCTGCCTGCACCAGCACGTCCTGGATGATCTGGCGGCCTCACTTTATGAACAGTTCAAGGCAGCAGCTGGTCATCTTCAGGCTCAGATTAACCAGTTTGAGAGCAGAGAACTGCAGTCCCTGCTCCTACTCGAGTTGGCTAATGGCTATCTGCAGTTTCACCGGTCGGAGATAGCCTCCCAATTGCTGGATGACCTATGTAACCATCTTCAGGTGGAGCTCAAGGTCGAGGGCTTGCTGGGAGTACGCACCAAGTTCCAGCAAAAGGCTCTCCCACAGCTTTGCCTCAAGGTGGAGCACCTAACGGAAAAGCAAACCCTGCCTGCAGCTATCCTTACAAATGAGAAGACCAAGCTGCCCAAGCTGCTTCTTCTGGAGGACGACACGCGACTGGAGCGAATACGCTTTGTGGAGCTCAAGGACAACGAAGTGATGACTTTGCCCAGTGTGCTGCAAGCTCTGGTCTTGGCCAAGGT AAAACAACTAAAACGCTCGCAGCCCAAAGATCGCCTGGCGGATGAGCAACTGGAGCCGTATACACAAACTTTGATCTACCAGGAGCACGGCCCTTTCCAAGTGCGCCAGGCTGCCCTGCTTCTGAACTGCCTGCAGGAATCTGGCCAGCGGAGAACCGTCGAACGCAGCTGGAAACAGTGCGAGGAGTGCGTCAAGCTGCTGGACAGCTCCGAGGAGGAGCTCTCCCTTCGCTCTCGGCTGTCCTATGGCTTCGCAGCCCACCTTCTGCCCAAATGGCAGGTGCAGTTGCAACTTGTGGACCTACTGCGGTCCCTGGGCATGACCAAGACCGCTCTGGACATCTGCCTTCGCATACACGCCTGGCAGCAGGTCATCGAGTGCTACACGAGTCTGGAACTGCGCCACAAGGCGGCGGAGATTATCCGCCAGGAGCTGGAGAAGAAACCTACTGCTCTGCTTTATTGCCTTCTTGGCGATGCTATCGACGAGCCCAAGTTCTACGAGGAGGCATGGCTGTATTCCAAGAAAACCAGTGGCAAAGCGCAAGCCTATTGGGGGAACTACTTTTACAGGAGTGCAGATTATACCCAGGCCATGGAGCACTTCGAGATCTCGCTTGAGATAAATAACCTGCAGGAGGCTATCCTTTTGCGCTGCGGCTACTGCGCCATCCAACTGGAGCGCTGGGAGGCGGCTGTTAAATATTACCTGGCTTACACTCACCTGGAGCCCAATGGCTTCGAGTCCTGGAACAACTTGGCCAAGGCTCTGATTAAATTGGGTGACAAACAGCGGGCCCATCGTGTTTTGGGTGAAGCCCTGAAGTGCAACTACAGCAACTGGAAGGTTTGGGAAAACTATATGCTCGTGTCCGTGGACACTTCCCACTGGGAGGATGCAATGCGTGCGTACCAGCGAATGTCGGAGCTGAAACAGCACTACCTCGATCAGGAGGTGCTCACCCGCATAGTCTACGGCATTTCCAAGGAGGATCCCGCCGGCGCAGGCACTCTTATCAAGAGACTCATAAAGCTGCTGGGACAACAGAGTATCCAGCACGGAAATGAGCCTCTAGTTTGGGAACTGGCCGCCTTGGTGGCTCCAACACCGCTGAAAAAGGCAGAGAAACTGGTAAAATCCTATCGTGCGTATACCCCTAAACATTTGGGCTGGGAAACAAAGTCGGAGCATGCCCTCAAAGCTCTGGACCTTTGCTTGGAGGTCTGTGAACTCTCAGCGGCGGCCATCACAGAGCACATTCAGGATGAGAGTGAGGTGATGATAACCTCTCAGCTTAATTCCGCGAGATTGGCGGGCACGTCTTGTTTGAACGCCCTGAAAAGAGCCATCAATGTGGATGTGCCGGCAGAACAGACGGAGAAGGTGGAGCAGCTGGAAAAGAAGATCGAAGATCTGACAAAAATAGTACAGGAGCGAATGAATGTGCCTAGATCTTAG
- the LOC108028640 gene encoding dynein axonemal assembly factor 10, translated as MDKPQLIEHLHEAVNYTVYDTKWVPLSAKFVVLGSKANGHGIMDIYELNQDKLVKVKSVEKKVAFKCGTFGAASLRNRHMAIGDFEGRLQVLDMEQPDLPVYNVKAHSGIINTIDAIGGTQIDCGAPEIVTGSRDGAVKVWDIRQGQAPVVDMSPPPQMGDGVNQSSARRDCWAVAFGNTYNAEERIVAAGYDNGDLKIFDLRTLSVRWEATMKNGICGLEFDRRDIPMNKLAVTTLEGGLLVYDMRTQHPTKGFSYVEERNAGRSVGTNGVISGPKATVWVVRHLPQNRDLFLTGGGTGSIRLWKYEYPDRRVVDDTDGNKLGVAGGLSMISAATLSTQPVHCFDWHPDKLGLAVCGAFDQSVRVLITTKLNTY; from the exons ATGGACAAGCCACAGCTGATCGAGCACCTCCACGAGGCGGTCAACTACACGGTGTACGACACGAAGTGGGTGCCTCTCTCCGCCAAGTTCGTGGTGCTGGGCTCCAAGGCCAACGGGCATGGAATCATGGACATCTACGAGCTCAACCAGGACAAGCTGGTGAAGGTGAAGTCCGTGGAGAAGAAGGTGGCCTTCAAGTGCGGGACCTTCGGAGCAGCTTCGCTGAGGAACCGCCACATGGCCATCGGGGACTTCGAGGGCAGGCTGCAAGTTCT GGACATGGAGCAACCAGATCTGCCGGTCTACAACGTGAAGGCCCACAGTGGCATCATCAACACCATCGATGCCATTGGCGGCACTCAGATCGATTGTGGAGCCCCCGAAATCGTTACTGGCAGCCGGGATGGCGCCGTGAAGGTCTGGGACATCCGCCAGGGGCAGGCTCCTGTGGTGGACATGTCGCCGCCACCGCAAATGGGAGATGGCGTAAACCAGAGCAGCGCTCGCCGCGACTGCTGGGCCGTGGCCTTCGGAAATACTTACAACGCCGAGGAGCGCATCGTGGCCGCCGGCTACGACAACGGAGATCTGAAGATATTTGACTTGCGTACCCTTTCCGTGCGCTGGGAGGCCACCATGAAGAACGGAATTTGCGGCTTGGAGTTCGATCGCCGGGACATTCCCATGAACAAACTGGCTGTGACCACTCTGGAGGGCGGTCTCCTCGTCTACGATATGAGAACCCAGCACCCGACTAAGGGATTTAGCTATGTGGAGGAGCGCAACGCCGGACGGAGCGTGGGCACAAATGGCGTGATTAGCGGTCCAAAGGCCACCGTGTGGGTGGTGCGCCATCTGCCGCAGAACAGGGATCTTTTCCTCACGGGCGGAGGCACTGGCTCGATCCGCCTGTGGAAGTACGAGTATCCCGACAGGAGGGTCGTTGATGACACGGATGGCAACAAGCTGGGAGTGGCCGGGGGGCTGAGCATGATCAGTGCAGCCACGTTGAGCACTCAGCCGGTTCACTGCTTCGACTGGCATCCGGACAAACTGGGCCTGGCCGTCTGTGGAGCCTTTGATCAGAGTGTTCGCGTTTTGATCACCACCAAATTGAACACTTATTAA